Proteins encoded within one genomic window of Theobroma cacao cultivar B97-61/B2 chromosome 7, Criollo_cocoa_genome_V2, whole genome shotgun sequence:
- the LOC18594903 gene encoding FK506-binding protein 4 isoform X2 yields MGSSMQKSIVQCNVGNKSPVYVCCLFPDKAECCQLNLEFEEAHEVVFSVIGPRSVHLTGYYLPNSSCNHPNDESESYGEDIGESDTERSENSEESDYGGSFINDDDPPNVPSSPYLSAKSNEEIFDLKKSKNGKGTRRRLRKKYQLSESENEESSQQKVFTSAVAAAEVLDSEFEDTLPISSLCRGNNASDSGKVDVEENARKEIDNLNNNETEDIVLMSEGTTAAIGVRPESESGVRNEETQKVVLGVDDGMPKKKREVMVKEERFSEDDHGMTGKAVLEQNEQNQKLASNDESVVPNEETQKLVLGVDDGMSKKKRAVLVKEERFPEADHGMTGKAVLEQNEQNQKLPRNDESVVPNEETQKLVLGVDDGMPKKKGEVLVKEERFPEADHGMTGKAILEQNEQNQKLASDDESGVRNEETQKLVLGVDDGMPKRKREELVEEQFPEADHGMTGKAVLEQNQKPACNEEENFQHSLLLASTEVALEDGAKPMRKRKEQVEEKTFEDNVAEEDKGQKNGSNLDAVTLDVYVEDKETQSQVNEKRRKRKKRRKNKDNGDAMKMEAPLLSGIEKDRSVMDMDGENANYEAIQLSNGMIIEELEMGKPDRKLASLGKKVRVRYTGKLKESGEVFYSSAGKALLKFRLGGEEVPEVWNVGIDGMRVGGKRRLTVPPSMSYRNEGASENIPPDSWLVFDVELVKVR; encoded by the exons ATGGGCAGTTCAATGCAAAAGAGTATAGTTCAATGTAATGTGGGAAACAAGAGCCCAGTATATGTTTGCTGTTTGTTTCCTGATAAAGCAGAGTGTTGTCAACTCAATTTGGAATTTGAGGAAGCTCATGAAGTTGTTTTCTCTGTCATTGGTCCTCGAAGTGTTCACCTTACTGGTTACTATCTGCCCAATTCCTCCTGTAATCATCCCAATGACGAATC AGAATCCTACGGGGAAGATATTGGAGAGTCAGACACAGAAAGATCAGAGAATAGTGAAGAAAGTGATTATGGCGGCAGTTTTATTAATGATGATGACCCACCAAATGTCCCATCTTCTCCATACCTCTCTGCTAAAT CAAATGAAGAAATCTTTGACTTAAAGAAATCTAAGAATGGTAAAGGAACGCGGAGAAGGCTTAGAAAGAAGTACCAACTGAGTGAATCTGAAAATGAGGAAAGTTCTCAGCAAAAAGTTTTCACCAGTGCTGTTGCTGCTGCAGAAGTATTGGACAGTGAATTTGAAGATACCTTGCCTATTTCTTCTCTCTGTAGGGGAAACAATGCATCGGATAGTGGAAAGGTTGACGTGGAGGAAAATGCTAGGAAGGAAATAGATAATCTTAACAACAATGAGACTGAAGACATTGTTTTAATGTCGGAAGGGACTACTGCTGCAATAGGTGTTAGGCCTGAAAG TGAATCAGGTGTCAGGAATGAAGAAACACAGAAGGTTGTGCTTGGCGTTGATGATGGTAtgccaaagaagaaaagagaagtgATGGTCAAGGAGGAAAGATTTTCTGAAGATGATCATGGCATGACTGGAAAAGCAGTATTGGAACAAAATGAGCAAAATCAGAAGTTGGCCAGTAATGA TGAATCAGTTGTCCCGAATGAAGAAACACAAAAGCTTGTGCTTGGTGTTGATGATGGTAtgtcaaagaagaaaagagcaGTGCTGGTCAAGGAGGAAAGATTTCCTGAAGCTGATCATGGCATGACTGGAAAGGCAGTATTGGAACAAAATGAGCAAAATCAGAAGCTGCCCAGGAATGA TGAATCAGTTGTCCCGAATGAAGAAACACAAAAGCTTGTGCTTGGTGTTGATGATGGTATGccaaagaagaaaggagaagtGCTGGTCAAGGAGGAAAGATTTCCTGAAGCTGATCATGGCATGACTGGAAAAGCAATATTGGAACAAAATGAGCAAAATCAGAAGCTTGCCAGTGATGA TGAATCAGGTGTCAGGAATGAAGAAACACAAAAGCTTGTGCTTGGTGTTGATGATGGTATGCCGAAGAGGAAAAGAGAAGAGCTCGTAGAGGAACAATTTCCTGAAGCTGATCATGGCATGACTGGAAAAGCGGTATTGGAGCAAAATCAAAAGCCTGCCTGTAATGA GGAAGAGAACTTTCAACATAGTCTCTTGCTAGCTTCCACTGAAGTGGCTCTTGAAGATGGAGCAAAGCCaatgaggaaaagaaaagaacaggTAGAAGAGAAAACATTTGAAGACAATGTTGCTGAAGAAGATAAAGGCCAGAAAAACGGTTCAAATTTGGATGCCGTAACCCTGGATGTATATGTGGAGGATAAGGAAACTCAAAGCCAAGTTAATGAAAA GAGgaggaaaaggaagaaaaggcgCAAGAATAAGGACAATGGGGATGCCATGAAGATGGAAGCACCTCTCTTATCAGGCATTGAAAAGGATAGATCTGTTATGGACATGGATGGTGAGAATGCTAATTACGAGGCAATTCAGCTGTCAAATGGAATGATCATTGAAGAGTTAGAAATGGGGAAACCAGATCGCAAACTAGCTTCTCTTGGTAAAAAG GTTCGTGTCCGTTACACTGGAAAGTTGAAGGAGAGTGGAGAAGTATTTTATTCAAGCGCTGGAAAAGCTCTGTTAAAGTTTCGGCTTG GTGGGGAAGAAGTTCCAGAGGTATGGAATGTTGGCATTGATG gtatgcgAGTTGGTGGCAAACGTAGACTCACTGTTCCACCATCAATGAG TTATAGAAATGAAGGGGCTAGTGAGAATATTCCACCGGACTCGTGGCTGGTTTTTGATGTTGAATTGGTTAAAGTCAGGTGA
- the LOC18594903 gene encoding peptidyl-prolyl cis-trans isomerase FKBP43 isoform X3, whose product MAFWGIEVKPGRPFTHSPLSSRLHLSQATLGMGSSMQKSIVQCNVGNKSPVYVCCLFPDKAECCQLNLEFEEAHEVVFSVIGPRSVHLTGYYLPNSSCNHPNDESESYGEDIGESDTERSENSEESDYGGSFINDDDPPNVPSSPYLSAKSNEEIFDLKKSKNGKGTRRRLRKKYQLSESENEESSQQKVFTSAVAAAEVLDSEFEDTLPISSLCRGNNASDSGKVDVEENARKEIDNLNNNETEDIVLMSEGTTAAIGVRPESESGVRNEETQKVVLGVDDGMPKKKREVMVKEERFSEDDHGMTGKAVLEQNEQNQKLASNDESVVPNEETQKLVLGVDDGMSKKKRAVLVKEERFPEADHGMTGKAVLEQNEQNQKLPRNDESVVPNEETQKLVLGVDDGMPKKKGEVLVKEERFPEADHGMTGKAVLEQNQKPACNEEENFQHSLLLASTEVALEDGAKPMRKRKEQVEEKTFEDNVAEEDKGQKNGSNLDAVTLDVYVEDKETQSQVNEKRRKRKKRRKNKDNGDAMKMEAPLLSGIEKDRSVMDMDGENANYEAIQLSNGMIIEELEMGKPDRKLASLGKKVRVRYTGKLKESGEVFYSSAGKALLKFRLGGEEVPEVWNVGIDGMRVGGKRRLTVPPSMSYRNEGASENIPPDSWLVFDVELVKVR is encoded by the exons ATGGCTTTCTGGG GGATCGAAGTGAAACCTGGAAGACCATTCACTCACTCACCTCTAAGCTCGAGGCTTCATCTCTCCCAG GCAACGTTAGGAATGGGCAGTTCAATGCAAAAGAGTATAGTTCAATGTAATGTGGGAAACAAGAGCCCAGTATATGTTTGCTGTTTGTTTCCTGATAAAGCAGAGTGTTGTCAACTCAATTTGGAATTTGAGGAAGCTCATGAAGTTGTTTTCTCTGTCATTGGTCCTCGAAGTGTTCACCTTACTGGTTACTATCTGCCCAATTCCTCCTGTAATCATCCCAATGACGAATC AGAATCCTACGGGGAAGATATTGGAGAGTCAGACACAGAAAGATCAGAGAATAGTGAAGAAAGTGATTATGGCGGCAGTTTTATTAATGATGATGACCCACCAAATGTCCCATCTTCTCCATACCTCTCTGCTAAAT CAAATGAAGAAATCTTTGACTTAAAGAAATCTAAGAATGGTAAAGGAACGCGGAGAAGGCTTAGAAAGAAGTACCAACTGAGTGAATCTGAAAATGAGGAAAGTTCTCAGCAAAAAGTTTTCACCAGTGCTGTTGCTGCTGCAGAAGTATTGGACAGTGAATTTGAAGATACCTTGCCTATTTCTTCTCTCTGTAGGGGAAACAATGCATCGGATAGTGGAAAGGTTGACGTGGAGGAAAATGCTAGGAAGGAAATAGATAATCTTAACAACAATGAGACTGAAGACATTGTTTTAATGTCGGAAGGGACTACTGCTGCAATAGGTGTTAGGCCTGAAAG TGAATCAGGTGTCAGGAATGAAGAAACACAGAAGGTTGTGCTTGGCGTTGATGATGGTAtgccaaagaagaaaagagaagtgATGGTCAAGGAGGAAAGATTTTCTGAAGATGATCATGGCATGACTGGAAAAGCAGTATTGGAACAAAATGAGCAAAATCAGAAGTTGGCCAGTAATGA TGAATCAGTTGTCCCGAATGAAGAAACACAAAAGCTTGTGCTTGGTGTTGATGATGGTAtgtcaaagaagaaaagagcaGTGCTGGTCAAGGAGGAAAGATTTCCTGAAGCTGATCATGGCATGACTGGAAAGGCAGTATTGGAACAAAATGAGCAAAATCAGAAGCTGCCCAGGAATGA TGAATCAGTTGTCCCGAATGAAGAAACACAAAAGCTTGTGCTTGGTGTTGATGATGGTATGccaaagaagaaaggagaagtGCTGGTCAAGGAGGAAAGATTTCCTGAAGCTGATCATGGCATGACTGGAAAAGCA GTATTGGAGCAAAATCAAAAGCCTGCCTGTAATGA GGAAGAGAACTTTCAACATAGTCTCTTGCTAGCTTCCACTGAAGTGGCTCTTGAAGATGGAGCAAAGCCaatgaggaaaagaaaagaacaggTAGAAGAGAAAACATTTGAAGACAATGTTGCTGAAGAAGATAAAGGCCAGAAAAACGGTTCAAATTTGGATGCCGTAACCCTGGATGTATATGTGGAGGATAAGGAAACTCAAAGCCAAGTTAATGAAAA GAGgaggaaaaggaagaaaaggcgCAAGAATAAGGACAATGGGGATGCCATGAAGATGGAAGCACCTCTCTTATCAGGCATTGAAAAGGATAGATCTGTTATGGACATGGATGGTGAGAATGCTAATTACGAGGCAATTCAGCTGTCAAATGGAATGATCATTGAAGAGTTAGAAATGGGGAAACCAGATCGCAAACTAGCTTCTCTTGGTAAAAAG GTTCGTGTCCGTTACACTGGAAAGTTGAAGGAGAGTGGAGAAGTATTTTATTCAAGCGCTGGAAAAGCTCTGTTAAAGTTTCGGCTTG GTGGGGAAGAAGTTCCAGAGGTATGGAATGTTGGCATTGATG gtatgcgAGTTGGTGGCAAACGTAGACTCACTGTTCCACCATCAATGAG TTATAGAAATGAAGGGGCTAGTGAGAATATTCCACCGGACTCGTGGCTGGTTTTTGATGTTGAATTGGTTAAAGTCAGGTGA
- the LOC18594903 gene encoding FK506-binding protein 4 isoform X1: MAFWGIEVKPGRPFTHSPLSSRLHLSQATLGMGSSMQKSIVQCNVGNKSPVYVCCLFPDKAECCQLNLEFEEAHEVVFSVIGPRSVHLTGYYLPNSSCNHPNDESESYGEDIGESDTERSENSEESDYGGSFINDDDPPNVPSSPYLSAKSNEEIFDLKKSKNGKGTRRRLRKKYQLSESENEESSQQKVFTSAVAAAEVLDSEFEDTLPISSLCRGNNASDSGKVDVEENARKEIDNLNNNETEDIVLMSEGTTAAIGVRPESESGVRNEETQKVVLGVDDGMPKKKREVMVKEERFSEDDHGMTGKAVLEQNEQNQKLASNDESVVPNEETQKLVLGVDDGMSKKKRAVLVKEERFPEADHGMTGKAVLEQNEQNQKLPRNDESVVPNEETQKLVLGVDDGMPKKKGEVLVKEERFPEADHGMTGKAILEQNEQNQKLASDDESGVRNEETQKLVLGVDDGMPKRKREELVEEQFPEADHGMTGKAVLEQNQKPACNEEENFQHSLLLASTEVALEDGAKPMRKRKEQVEEKTFEDNVAEEDKGQKNGSNLDAVTLDVYVEDKETQSQVNEKRRKRKKRRKNKDNGDAMKMEAPLLSGIEKDRSVMDMDGENANYEAIQLSNGMIIEELEMGKPDRKLASLGKKVRVRYTGKLKESGEVFYSSAGKALLKFRLGGEEVPEVWNVGIDGMRVGGKRRLTVPPSMSYRNEGASENIPPDSWLVFDVELVKVR, translated from the exons ATGGCTTTCTGGG GGATCGAAGTGAAACCTGGAAGACCATTCACTCACTCACCTCTAAGCTCGAGGCTTCATCTCTCCCAG GCAACGTTAGGAATGGGCAGTTCAATGCAAAAGAGTATAGTTCAATGTAATGTGGGAAACAAGAGCCCAGTATATGTTTGCTGTTTGTTTCCTGATAAAGCAGAGTGTTGTCAACTCAATTTGGAATTTGAGGAAGCTCATGAAGTTGTTTTCTCTGTCATTGGTCCTCGAAGTGTTCACCTTACTGGTTACTATCTGCCCAATTCCTCCTGTAATCATCCCAATGACGAATC AGAATCCTACGGGGAAGATATTGGAGAGTCAGACACAGAAAGATCAGAGAATAGTGAAGAAAGTGATTATGGCGGCAGTTTTATTAATGATGATGACCCACCAAATGTCCCATCTTCTCCATACCTCTCTGCTAAAT CAAATGAAGAAATCTTTGACTTAAAGAAATCTAAGAATGGTAAAGGAACGCGGAGAAGGCTTAGAAAGAAGTACCAACTGAGTGAATCTGAAAATGAGGAAAGTTCTCAGCAAAAAGTTTTCACCAGTGCTGTTGCTGCTGCAGAAGTATTGGACAGTGAATTTGAAGATACCTTGCCTATTTCTTCTCTCTGTAGGGGAAACAATGCATCGGATAGTGGAAAGGTTGACGTGGAGGAAAATGCTAGGAAGGAAATAGATAATCTTAACAACAATGAGACTGAAGACATTGTTTTAATGTCGGAAGGGACTACTGCTGCAATAGGTGTTAGGCCTGAAAG TGAATCAGGTGTCAGGAATGAAGAAACACAGAAGGTTGTGCTTGGCGTTGATGATGGTAtgccaaagaagaaaagagaagtgATGGTCAAGGAGGAAAGATTTTCTGAAGATGATCATGGCATGACTGGAAAAGCAGTATTGGAACAAAATGAGCAAAATCAGAAGTTGGCCAGTAATGA TGAATCAGTTGTCCCGAATGAAGAAACACAAAAGCTTGTGCTTGGTGTTGATGATGGTAtgtcaaagaagaaaagagcaGTGCTGGTCAAGGAGGAAAGATTTCCTGAAGCTGATCATGGCATGACTGGAAAGGCAGTATTGGAACAAAATGAGCAAAATCAGAAGCTGCCCAGGAATGA TGAATCAGTTGTCCCGAATGAAGAAACACAAAAGCTTGTGCTTGGTGTTGATGATGGTATGccaaagaagaaaggagaagtGCTGGTCAAGGAGGAAAGATTTCCTGAAGCTGATCATGGCATGACTGGAAAAGCAATATTGGAACAAAATGAGCAAAATCAGAAGCTTGCCAGTGATGA TGAATCAGGTGTCAGGAATGAAGAAACACAAAAGCTTGTGCTTGGTGTTGATGATGGTATGCCGAAGAGGAAAAGAGAAGAGCTCGTAGAGGAACAATTTCCTGAAGCTGATCATGGCATGACTGGAAAAGCGGTATTGGAGCAAAATCAAAAGCCTGCCTGTAATGA GGAAGAGAACTTTCAACATAGTCTCTTGCTAGCTTCCACTGAAGTGGCTCTTGAAGATGGAGCAAAGCCaatgaggaaaagaaaagaacaggTAGAAGAGAAAACATTTGAAGACAATGTTGCTGAAGAAGATAAAGGCCAGAAAAACGGTTCAAATTTGGATGCCGTAACCCTGGATGTATATGTGGAGGATAAGGAAACTCAAAGCCAAGTTAATGAAAA GAGgaggaaaaggaagaaaaggcgCAAGAATAAGGACAATGGGGATGCCATGAAGATGGAAGCACCTCTCTTATCAGGCATTGAAAAGGATAGATCTGTTATGGACATGGATGGTGAGAATGCTAATTACGAGGCAATTCAGCTGTCAAATGGAATGATCATTGAAGAGTTAGAAATGGGGAAACCAGATCGCAAACTAGCTTCTCTTGGTAAAAAG GTTCGTGTCCGTTACACTGGAAAGTTGAAGGAGAGTGGAGAAGTATTTTATTCAAGCGCTGGAAAAGCTCTGTTAAAGTTTCGGCTTG GTGGGGAAGAAGTTCCAGAGGTATGGAATGTTGGCATTGATG gtatgcgAGTTGGTGGCAAACGTAGACTCACTGTTCCACCATCAATGAG TTATAGAAATGAAGGGGCTAGTGAGAATATTCCACCGGACTCGTGGCTGGTTTTTGATGTTGAATTGGTTAAAGTCAGGTGA
- the LOC18594905 gene encoding GDSL esterase/lipase At5g14450: MEIVDVGVVVLILTVVSVKSVEGKDFTPYNFRSVYNFGDPNSDTGGGSTGFYPAGPPSGETFFGRPAERGCDGRLIIDFIAEHLDLPHLSPYLDSIGTRYRHGANFAIGGSTIRPQNESMSLNGVSPFSLDIQFIQYNQFKARTSFLYNQAKKNYHRKHLPRPQDLSQALHVIDIGQNDIAAGFRLKNESEFHASMPDIVDQLAKAVQNLYDQGARTFWIHNTGPIGCLPVNLHHHLQPDELDKQGCLKSLNDFAIEFNRQIKDRGIKLRTKLPNAALTYVDMCVAKYELIGNAKQQGFVDAAEICYGFHGDDIHIYCGNKMQLNGTEIYASFCEDPSKYIS, translated from the coding sequence ATGGAGATTGTTGACGTTGGTGTGGTTGTTTTGATCTTGACTGTTGTGAGTGTGAAAAGTGTGGAGGGGAAGGACTTCACACCCTACAATTTTAGATCAGTTTACAACTTTGGTGATCCTAATTCTGATACTGGCGGTGGATCAACTGGATTCTACCCTGCAGGACCTCCATCCGGTGAGACTTTCTTCGGTAGGCCTGCTGAAAGGGGCTGCGACGGGCGTCTGATAATAGATTTCATTGCTGAGCATCTTGATTTGCCTCACTTGAGTCCATACCTGGATTCCATTGGAACAAGATATCGGCATGGTGCTAATTTCGCCATTGGCGGATCAACCATCAGGCCACAAAATGAATCAATGTCTTTAAATGGAGTAAGCCCGTTCTCACTTGACATCCAGTTTATACAATATAATCAGTTCAAGGCTCGCACCAGCTTTCTCTACAACCAAGCCAAGAAAAATTACCACAGAAAACATCTCCCTAGACCTCAGGACCTCTCCCAGGCTCTTCATGTCATTGACATTGGTCAAAATGACATTGCTGCTGGTTTCAGGCTGAAGAATGAGTCAGAATTTCATGCATCAATGCCAGACATAGTTGACCAGCTAGCTAAAGCAGTCCAAAATCTCTATGACCAAGGGGCAAGGACATTTTGGATACATAATACAGGCCCAATTGGTTGCTTGCCTGTGAATCTACACCATCATCTTCAGCCTGATGAACTTGACAAGCAGGGCTGTCTTAAATCTCTAAATGACTTTGCTATAGAGTTTAATAGGCAGATTAAGGATAGAGGGATCAAACTTAGGACTAAGCTACCAAATGCTGCATTAACATATGTGGATATGTGTGTTGCAAAATATGAATTGATTGGCAACGCAAAACAGCAAGGATTTGTTGATGCAGCCGAGATTTGCTATGGATTTCATGGCGATGACATTCATATATATTGCGGCAACAAAATGCAACTAAATGGTACTGAAATCTACGCCAGTTTTTGTGAAGATCCTTCCAAGTATATTAGCTAG